A window of the Halobacterium hubeiense genome harbors these coding sequences:
- the mutL gene encoding DNA mismatch repair endonuclease MutL — protein MTDGDRVRELDDATVAQIAAGEVVERPASVVKELVENSLDAGAASIDVTVESGGRDRIVVADDGHGMTGEDLQAAVRQHTTSKLSDASELDAVATLGFRGEALYTIGSVSRMTVTTRARDAGDSGATLTVEHGDVGDVRPAGRPAGTTVEVADLFAETPARRKYLKRPATEFAHVNRAVTRYALANPEVAVSLTHDGREVFATTGTGDVRDAALSVYGREVAQSLVPVDATPDGPVERVHGYVSEPETTRSTREYLATYVNGRSVRDSVLREAVLDAYGGQLASDRYPFTVLFVETEGVDANVHPRKMEVRFEQEDRVQAAVEDAVRDALLDAGIVRSQAPRGASKPGDATISPAGERGENEASAEGATREADTSSASADVAVESAERQSRVTDSLADTESESTERKPSGAEREPSTSEPAADTTTSDSAGERASTSSSFDAPTENARLAAPAGDGADEGDGFDSLPEMRVLGQLAETYVVAETDDGLVLVDQHAADERVHYERLQEQVGGASQALVSPVELELTAGEAAVFDAAIDDLRALGFDAELSGRTARMTAVPAVLADALDPELARDVLADFLADAGGDPVSDAADDLLADLACRPAVTGNTSLTEGSVVALLDALDGCENPYACPHGRPTLIRVDADELAERFERDYPGHGGRRREDGGN, from the coding sequence ATGACCGACGGCGACCGCGTGCGGGAGCTGGACGACGCGACGGTGGCCCAGATTGCGGCGGGCGAGGTCGTCGAGCGGCCCGCGAGCGTGGTCAAGGAGCTCGTGGAGAACAGCCTCGACGCGGGCGCCGCGAGCATCGACGTCACCGTAGAGAGCGGCGGCCGCGACCGAATCGTGGTCGCCGACGACGGCCACGGGATGACCGGCGAGGACCTGCAGGCGGCGGTCCGCCAGCACACGACGAGCAAGCTCAGCGACGCCAGCGAGCTGGACGCGGTGGCGACGCTGGGCTTCCGGGGCGAAGCCCTCTACACCATCGGCTCCGTCTCGCGGATGACGGTGACGACGCGCGCCCGGGACGCGGGCGACTCCGGGGCGACGCTGACCGTCGAACACGGCGACGTCGGGGACGTGCGGCCGGCTGGCCGGCCGGCCGGAACCACGGTGGAGGTCGCGGACCTGTTCGCGGAGACGCCGGCGCGCCGGAAGTACCTCAAGCGCCCGGCGACGGAGTTCGCGCACGTCAACCGCGCGGTGACGCGGTACGCGCTGGCGAACCCCGAAGTCGCCGTCTCGCTGACCCACGACGGCCGCGAGGTGTTCGCGACGACCGGAACCGGGGACGTGCGGGACGCGGCGCTGTCGGTGTACGGCCGCGAGGTCGCGCAGTCGCTCGTCCCGGTGGACGCGACGCCCGACGGCCCGGTGGAGCGCGTCCACGGCTACGTCTCGGAGCCGGAGACGACGCGCTCGACCCGCGAGTACCTCGCGACGTACGTGAACGGCCGGTCGGTCCGCGACTCGGTGCTCCGCGAGGCCGTCCTCGACGCCTACGGCGGCCAGCTCGCGAGCGACCGCTACCCGTTCACGGTGCTGTTCGTGGAGACAGAGGGCGTGGACGCCAACGTCCACCCGCGGAAAATGGAGGTCCGCTTCGAGCAGGAGGACCGCGTGCAGGCGGCCGTCGAGGACGCCGTGCGAGACGCGCTGTTGGACGCCGGTATCGTGCGCTCGCAGGCGCCGCGGGGCGCGTCCAAGCCCGGGGACGCGACGATTTCGCCGGCGGGCGAGCGCGGCGAGAACGAGGCTTCCGCAGAAGGAGCGACGCGCGAGGCCGACACGTCCAGCGCGTCCGCGGACGTCGCCGTGGAGAGCGCGGAGCGTCAGAGCCGCGTGACGGACTCGCTGGCGGACACCGAATCCGAGTCGACCGAGCGGAAGCCGAGCGGCGCGGAGCGGGAGCCGAGCACGAGTGAGCCGGCCGCGGACACGACGACGAGCGACAGCGCCGGCGAGCGCGCGAGCACCAGTTCGTCGTTCGACGCGCCGACGGAGAACGCGCGGCTCGCGGCGCCGGCCGGCGACGGAGCCGACGAGGGCGATGGCTTCGACTCGCTGCCCGAGATGCGCGTGCTCGGCCAGTTGGCGGAGACGTACGTGGTCGCGGAGACCGACGACGGCCTCGTGCTCGTCGACCAGCACGCTGCGGACGAGCGCGTCCACTACGAGCGCCTGCAGGAGCAGGTCGGCGGCGCGTCGCAGGCGCTGGTCTCGCCGGTGGAACTGGAGTTGACGGCGGGCGAGGCGGCGGTGTTCGACGCGGCAATCGACGACTTGCGCGCGCTCGGATTCGACGCGGAGCTTTCGGGGCGGACGGCGCGCATGACGGCGGTGCCGGCGGTGCTGGCGGACGCCCTCGACCCCGAGTTGGCGCGGGACGTGCTCGCGGACTTCCTCGCGGACGCGGGCGGCGACCCCGTGAGCGACGCCGCTGACGACCTGCTGGCGGACCTTGCGTGCCGGCCCGCGGTGACGGGGAACACGTCGCTGACGGAGGGGTCGGTAGTGGCGCTGCTGGACGCGCTGGATGGCTGCGAGAATCCCTACGCGTGCCCGCACGGCCGGCCGACGCTGATTCGCGTGGACGCCGACGAGCTCGCCGAGCGCTTCGAACGGGACTACCCCGGGCACGGCGGGCGGCGCCGCGAAGACGGCGGGAACTAA
- a CDS encoding alpha/beta fold hydrolase gives MVPDSREDAPTDEVELPDGRTLAYATYGDPDGAPVVFCHGTPGSRISGQLGADATAEAGVRVIAPDRPGFGASDRQPGRTFADWAGDVAALTDELGVEEYGVVGFSGGGPYALACAAHTPGRVSRCAVVSGVGPPGSERGDLGFGRALASASKVSPQFGRPLVWLMARAVASADSFTDVVGDADADLADPRRGESGRVLLADFREGLRQGTTPLATDYSVLYGDWDFDLADVTVPTRVFHGREDANVPLAAGERVASAVPDADLAVYENAGHFRPIVEEARDVYGWAAETEA, from the coding sequence ATGGTCCCCGACTCCCGCGAGGACGCGCCGACCGACGAGGTAGAGTTGCCCGACGGCCGCACGCTGGCGTACGCGACGTACGGCGACCCCGACGGCGCGCCGGTCGTCTTCTGCCACGGCACGCCGGGGTCCCGAATCTCCGGCCAACTCGGAGCGGACGCGACCGCCGAGGCGGGCGTGCGAGTAATCGCGCCGGACCGCCCGGGCTTCGGCGCGTCGGACCGCCAGCCCGGCCGGACGTTCGCGGACTGGGCGGGCGACGTGGCGGCGCTGACCGACGAACTCGGCGTCGAGGAGTACGGCGTCGTCGGCTTCTCCGGCGGCGGGCCGTACGCGCTAGCGTGCGCCGCCCACACGCCCGGGCGCGTGTCGCGGTGCGCGGTCGTCTCCGGGGTCGGGCCGCCCGGCAGCGAGCGCGGCGACCTCGGGTTCGGGCGCGCGCTGGCGTCCGCATCCAAAGTGTCCCCGCAGTTCGGACGGCCGCTCGTCTGGCTGATGGCGCGCGCCGTCGCGAGCGCGGACTCGTTCACGGACGTGGTCGGTGACGCCGACGCCGACCTCGCGGACCCGCGGCGCGGCGAGAGCGGGCGCGTCCTCTTGGCGGACTTCCGCGAGGGACTGCGTCAGGGGACGACGCCGCTGGCGACCGACTACAGCGTGCTCTACGGCGACTGGGACTTCGACCTCGCGGACGTCACCGTGCCGACGCGCGTGTTCCACGGCCGCGAGGACGCGAACGTCCCGCTGGCGGCCGGCGAGCGCGTCGCCAGCGCGGTGCCGGACGCCGACCTCGCGGTCTACGAAAACGCCGGCCACTTCCGGCCAATCGTCGAGGAGGCGCGCGACGTCTACGGCTGGGCGGCCGAAACCGAGGCGTGA
- a CDS encoding DUF7522 family protein: protein MGNESDLDEEFVNELVSVCRTAVGDRLRSITYFDTAHEEQLYLRDDLESGANIVGFANAERNGFTSKRVYEDTELGDYQFTIRAFEDGYLTRVIHGYHGAFVTTDRLPTERFEDLASAVDSVLAEYDTAWLRPD, encoded by the coding sequence ATGGGCAACGAAAGCGACCTCGACGAGGAGTTCGTCAACGAGCTCGTCAGCGTCTGCCGGACCGCGGTCGGCGACCGCCTCCGCAGCATCACGTACTTCGACACCGCCCACGAGGAACAGCTGTACCTCCGTGACGACCTCGAATCCGGCGCGAACATCGTCGGGTTCGCGAACGCCGAGCGCAACGGCTTCACCTCCAAGCGCGTCTACGAGGACACCGAACTCGGCGACTACCAGTTCACGATTCGCGCCTTCGAGGACGGCTACCTCACGCGGGTCATCCACGGCTACCACGGCGCGTTCGTCACCACGGACCGCCTGCCGACCGAGCGCTTCGAGGACCTCGCCAGCGCCGTCGACAGCGTGCTCGCGGAGTACGACACCGCGTGGTTGCGCCCCGACTGA
- the kdgK1 gene encoding bifunctional 2-dehydro-3-deoxygluconokinase/2-dehydro-3-deoxygalactonokinase has translation MDLVTFGETLLRLSPPGQERLERATELEFRAAGAESNVAVNAGRLGADTAWLSKLPDSPLGRKVTATLRAQGTEPDVAWSEAGRQGTYYLEHAGEPRGTNVVYDRADAAVTTATPDELATGRIDEADYFYTSGITPALSETLAATTAELLERATEAGTTTALDVNYRAKLWEHEEARDVLETLFPDVDVLVTAERDAEHVLAREGSAGEIGRDLAAEFGFETVVVTRGAEGALAVHDEEVYEQPAFEADTHDAIGTGDAFVGGFLARRVEGGDVPDALAWGAATAALKRTMPGDTALVTREEVEDVLAGDGAAINR, from the coding sequence ATGGACCTCGTGACGTTCGGCGAGACCCTGCTCCGGCTCTCGCCGCCCGGACAGGAGCGACTGGAGCGCGCGACCGAGTTAGAGTTCCGCGCGGCGGGCGCGGAGAGCAACGTCGCGGTGAACGCCGGCCGGCTCGGCGCCGACACCGCGTGGCTGTCGAAGCTCCCCGACTCGCCGCTCGGGCGGAAGGTGACCGCGACGCTACGCGCGCAGGGCACGGAGCCCGACGTGGCGTGGAGCGAGGCCGGGCGACAGGGCACGTACTACCTCGAACACGCAGGCGAGCCCCGCGGGACGAACGTCGTCTACGACCGCGCGGACGCCGCGGTGACGACCGCGACGCCCGACGAGCTTGCGACCGGCCGAATCGACGAAGCCGACTACTTCTACACGAGCGGCATCACGCCCGCGCTCTCGGAGACGCTCGCGGCGACGACCGCCGAACTGCTGGAGCGCGCGACCGAGGCGGGGACGACGACGGCGCTGGACGTGAACTACCGCGCGAAGCTCTGGGAGCACGAGGAGGCCCGCGACGTGCTGGAGACGCTGTTCCCGGACGTGGACGTGCTCGTGACCGCGGAGCGCGACGCCGAACACGTGCTCGCCCGCGAAGGGAGCGCCGGCGAAATCGGGCGCGACCTCGCGGCGGAGTTCGGCTTCGAGACGGTCGTCGTGACGCGCGGCGCGGAGGGCGCGCTCGCGGTCCACGACGAGGAGGTCTACGAGCAGCCGGCGTTCGAGGCCGACACGCACGACGCAATCGGGACCGGGGACGCGTTCGTCGGCGGGTTCCTCGCGCGCCGCGTCGAGGGCGGCGACGTGCCCGACGCCCTCGCGTGGGGCGCGGCGACCGCGGCGCTGAAGCGCACGATGCCCGGCGACACGGCGCTGGTCACCCGCGAAGAAGTCGAGGACGTGCTGGCGGGCGACGGCGCCGCCATCAACCGCTAG
- a CDS encoding rod shape-determining protein: MSESESDGAEFDEQPAALGVKVGSTRTVVSAGDANDPNVVRTLTCLATYEDALTGEEHVLYGEEAATEYPDRVRYMLRSGLPEDEETTDLAKTFLEEFARSNGLPEDSVVVYAIPTIDNDVGLERLSEIIEDGPIGERLVRSYPESLCGAVPALGDGLEAIEETFVAVNMGSTNLEACAYRRGEQLAPFSTGAITGTEVDRRIANYVEEETQGRVNIDLTTAREYKEEHADFLDYEPFSDIIQQPGGGTYEFTIEESVMDAVDEYVDDAVDEVANVFMPELANDYMKIYQQALDNPVVLTGGMACIPGVVDEFEQRLSEELERDVTATTADDPATAAARGAHRIAGRLVELNEY; encoded by the coding sequence ATGTCCGAGTCAGAGAGCGATGGCGCCGAGTTCGACGAACAGCCCGCCGCCCTCGGGGTGAAGGTCGGCAGCACCCGCACGGTCGTCTCCGCGGGGGACGCCAACGACCCGAACGTCGTCCGCACGCTGACGTGCCTGGCGACCTACGAGGACGCGCTCACCGGCGAGGAACACGTCCTCTACGGCGAGGAAGCCGCCACGGAGTACCCCGACCGCGTGCGCTATATGCTCCGGTCGGGGCTCCCCGAGGACGAGGAGACCACCGACCTCGCGAAGACCTTCCTCGAGGAGTTCGCGCGCTCGAACGGCCTCCCCGAGGACTCCGTGGTCGTGTACGCCATCCCGACCATCGACAACGACGTCGGGCTGGAGCGACTCTCGGAAATCATCGAGGACGGCCCCATCGGCGAGCGGCTGGTGCGGTCGTACCCCGAGTCGCTCTGTGGCGCGGTGCCCGCGCTCGGCGACGGCCTCGAAGCAATCGAGGAGACGTTCGTCGCTGTGAACATGGGTTCGACGAACCTCGAAGCGTGCGCGTACCGCCGCGGCGAGCAGCTCGCGCCGTTCTCGACGGGCGCCATCACGGGCACCGAGGTAGACCGCCGCATCGCGAACTACGTCGAGGAGGAGACGCAGGGCCGCGTGAACATCGACCTCACGACCGCCCGCGAGTACAAGGAGGAGCACGCCGACTTCCTGGACTACGAGCCGTTCAGCGACATCATCCAGCAGCCCGGCGGCGGCACCTACGAGTTCACCATCGAGGAGAGCGTGATGGACGCCGTCGACGAGTACGTCGACGACGCCGTCGACGAGGTGGCGAACGTCTTCATGCCCGAACTCGCCAACGACTACATGAAAATCTACCAGCAGGCCCTCGACAACCCCGTGGTGCTCACGGGCGGGATGGCCTGCATCCCGGGCGTCGTCGACGAGTTCGAGCAGCGCCTCAGCGAGGAGCTCGAACGCGACGTGACCGCGACGACGGCCGACGACCCGGCGACCGCAGCCGCCCGGGGCGCCCACCGCATCGCCGGCCGGCTCGTGGAGCTCAACGAGTACTGA
- a CDS encoding ABC transporter substrate-binding protein, protein MVGTATTFDPVAATDTASGTYITNVFDGLVTYPNGQTNAETQLATDYETSEDGRVLTFQLKEGVTYNDGQEVTAADVVYSFERVAASSNSRNTQSILDTLGVVHETETDDEGNEQYVPNSMDVEATGEYE, encoded by the coding sequence ATGGTGGGGACGGCGACTACCTTCGACCCCGTGGCGGCGACCGACACGGCCTCGGGCACGTACATCACGAACGTCTTCGACGGGCTGGTGACGTACCCGAACGGGCAGACGAACGCCGAGACCCAGCTCGCGACCGACTACGAGACCTCGGAGGACGGCCGCGTGCTGACGTTCCAGCTGAAGGAGGGCGTGACGTACAACGACGGTCAGGAGGTGACCGCGGCGGACGTCGTCTACAGCTTCGAGCGCGTCGCCGCGTCCTCGAACTCCCGGAACACGCAGTCTATCCTCGACACGCTGGGTGTCGTCCACGAGACCGAGACCGACGACGAGGGCAACGAGCAGTACGTCCCCAACAGCATGGACGTGGAGGCGACCGGCGAGTACGAGTAA
- a CDS encoding helix-turn-helix domain-containing protein, giving the protein MREITLRVRHRGEPESDVSADYPDVTVRSVSSLSGSAAERKRIVELSGPRAAIEGFLDDFAAADPVLDVEALSSLDSDRVFVAVTYDSYQWDSIAQRLTDHGVHYRAGTTIRAGWEHWTLYLDGDDDLAAIVDSLESAGNDTELVRDVALDELDDEEHLAFSRIVESLTERQLEVLSLATDAGYYDEGSDVRVEDIADELGLAQTTTWEHLSRAEEKVMAEVGEYIGARGR; this is encoded by the coding sequence ATGCGAGAAATCACGCTCCGGGTGCGGCACCGCGGCGAGCCCGAGAGCGACGTCAGCGCCGACTACCCCGACGTGACGGTGCGCAGCGTCTCCTCGCTGTCCGGCAGCGCCGCCGAGCGCAAGCGCATCGTCGAACTCAGCGGTCCGAGAGCGGCCATCGAGGGCTTCCTCGACGACTTCGCCGCCGCCGACCCCGTCCTCGACGTGGAGGCCCTGTCGTCGCTGGACAGCGACCGCGTGTTCGTCGCGGTCACCTACGACAGCTACCAGTGGGACAGCATCGCCCAGCGGCTCACCGACCACGGCGTCCACTACCGCGCGGGCACCACCATCCGCGCCGGCTGGGAGCACTGGACGCTGTACCTCGACGGCGACGACGACCTCGCGGCCATCGTGGACTCGCTGGAGAGCGCCGGCAACGACACCGAACTCGTGCGGGATGTCGCCCTCGACGAGCTGGACGACGAGGAACACCTCGCGTTCTCCCGCATCGTGGAGTCGCTGACAGAGCGCCAACTGGAGGTGTTGTCGCTGGCGACCGACGCCGGCTACTACGACGAGGGCTCCGACGTCCGCGTCGAGGACATCGCCGACGAACTCGGGCTCGCGCAGACGACGACGTGGGAGCACCTCTCGCGGGCCGAGGAGAAGGTGATGGCCGAGGTCGGCGAGTACATCGGCGCGCGCGGCCGGTAG
- a CDS encoding dihydrolipoyl dehydrogenase family protein encodes MARPHVVVVGAYGSAGVAAAEQLAAADVELTLVDDGEPGGGLCILRGCMPSKEVLSAAAHRYQARHDDRLVGELPDVDLSRVVERKDDNVLGYAEHRRGAVHDLAERDNVTFHHETAEFVGDRVLDVGGERIEADYVVLATGSRLNVPDLPGISDVDWMGSRDVLDATEFPDSGVVMGFGYVGLELVPYLTEAAGMDITVVEHDDRPLDDYHPSFGEELLEMYREEFGVEVRTEVREERVESAENGVRVHLDDGSVAEGDQLFLFTGREPSFPDGVERTALSTEQGWVGDTMQAVDDDRVFVVGDAVGDRMLLHTAKEEGYLAGRNISHRETGEPLEEYDPLAHKVMFSGAGVYPFASLGLTAEQARAKGHEIVTAQRDASDDGVFRAKVASRGTARLVVDADDGTVLGYHGLHYDADAMAKTMQVVLEAEMDVRELPDRAYHPTTPEILDGLFRETAGQL; translated from the coding sequence ATGGCGCGACCACACGTAGTCGTCGTCGGGGCGTACGGGAGCGCGGGCGTCGCGGCTGCCGAGCAGTTGGCCGCGGCGGACGTGGAACTGACACTCGTCGACGACGGCGAGCCGGGCGGCGGGCTCTGCATCCTCCGCGGCTGCATGCCGTCGAAGGAGGTGCTGTCGGCGGCCGCGCACCGCTATCAGGCCCGCCACGACGACCGGCTGGTCGGCGAGCTCCCGGACGTGGACCTGTCGAGGGTCGTCGAGCGGAAAGACGACAACGTCCTCGGGTACGCCGAGCACCGCCGGGGCGCGGTCCACGACCTCGCGGAGCGCGACAACGTCACCTTCCACCACGAGACCGCGGAGTTCGTCGGCGACCGCGTGCTGGACGTCGGCGGCGAGCGCATCGAGGCCGACTACGTCGTGCTGGCGACCGGGTCGCGGCTAAACGTTCCCGACCTCCCGGGCATCAGCGACGTGGACTGGATGGGCAGCCGGGACGTGCTGGACGCAACCGAGTTCCCGGACTCCGGCGTGGTGATGGGCTTCGGCTACGTCGGCCTCGAACTCGTCCCGTACCTCACGGAGGCGGCGGGGATGGACATCACAGTCGTCGAGCACGACGACCGGCCGCTGGACGACTACCACCCGTCGTTCGGCGAGGAACTCCTAGAGATGTACCGCGAGGAGTTCGGCGTCGAGGTCCGCACGGAGGTCCGCGAGGAGCGCGTCGAATCCGCGGAGAATGGCGTGCGCGTCCACCTCGACGACGGCTCCGTCGCGGAGGGCGACCAGTTGTTCCTGTTCACGGGGCGCGAGCCGTCGTTCCCCGATGGCGTCGAGCGAACCGCGCTCTCCACGGAGCAGGGCTGGGTCGGCGACACGATGCAGGCCGTCGACGACGACCGCGTGTTCGTCGTCGGGGACGCCGTCGGCGACCGAATGCTCCTCCACACGGCCAAAGAGGAGGGATACCTCGCGGGCCGGAATATTTCCCACCGCGAAACCGGCGAGCCGCTGGAGGAGTACGACCCGCTCGCGCACAAGGTGATGTTCTCGGGCGCGGGCGTCTACCCGTTCGCGTCACTCGGCCTGACCGCCGAACAGGCGCGCGCCAAGGGCCACGAGATCGTGACCGCCCAGCGGGACGCCAGCGACGACGGCGTGTTCAGGGCGAAAGTCGCCTCCCGCGGCACCGCGCGGCTGGTCGTGGACGCCGACGACGGCACCGTGCTCGGCTACCACGGCCTCCACTACGACGCGGACGCGATGGCGAAGACGATGCAGGTGGTGCTGGAGGCGGAGATGGACGTCCGGGAGCTCCCGGACCGCGCGTACCACCCGACGACCCCCGAGATTCTCGACGGGCTGTTCCGGGAGACCGCCGGCCAGTTGTAG
- a CDS encoding gamma-glutamyltransferase family protein, with translation MDSPDLDRFSSRRSTVYGQRGVVATSQPLAAQAGVSVLEDGGNAFDAAVATAAALNVVEPTSTGLGGDVFACYRTADGDVGAMRSCGPAPADATIENVREAVADEQDVAPEDAEMPMTGAHTVTVPGTARGWEATAEKFGRKDLGDLLQPAIRYATEGYPVSEGIASAWTHGEQLFEDDNARDAYLFDGESPDVGQTVTLPELGQTLQRIADEGADVVYEGDIGEAIAAEVQSHGCFLTMEDLAAFVPEFPEPVSTTYNGAEVYELPPNNQGLVALEALNIAEELGAGDYPLDSPERAHYFAEATKLAFHDGHHYITDPEYEDHPPLASKEWAAKRAAEVGETCNDDVSFGVPDANAEDADTVLLCVADDEGNVVSFINSRFAGFGSGLVAGDTGIALQNRGSSFSLDPEHPNRLEPGKRPFHTLIPAAAKLDEDDWAAFGVMGGYMQPQGHVQVISNLVDYDLPLQAALDRPRWRYRENGSLAVEPHFDSGVAAKLSRKEHDVELLTSELFGGAQIVRNDGGTLSAATEPRKDGNAQGY, from the coding sequence ATGGACTCACCGGACCTCGACCGGTTCTCGTCGCGGCGCTCGACCGTCTACGGGCAGCGCGGCGTCGTCGCCACGAGCCAGCCGCTCGCGGCGCAGGCCGGCGTCTCCGTGCTCGAAGACGGCGGGAACGCCTTCGACGCGGCGGTCGCCACCGCGGCCGCGCTGAACGTCGTCGAACCCACCTCCACGGGGCTGGGCGGCGACGTGTTCGCGTGCTACCGGACCGCCGACGGCGACGTCGGCGCGATGCGCTCGTGCGGCCCCGCGCCCGCGGACGCCACCATCGAGAACGTCCGCGAGGCCGTCGCCGACGAGCAGGACGTCGCGCCCGAGGACGCCGAGATGCCGATGACTGGCGCGCACACCGTCACCGTCCCCGGCACCGCCCGCGGCTGGGAGGCGACCGCCGAGAAGTTCGGTCGGAAGGACCTCGGCGACCTCCTCCAGCCCGCCATCCGGTACGCCACGGAGGGCTACCCGGTCTCGGAGGGCATCGCGTCGGCGTGGACGCACGGCGAACAGCTCTTCGAGGACGACAACGCCCGCGACGCCTACCTCTTCGACGGCGAGTCACCGGACGTCGGTCAGACGGTGACGCTCCCGGAACTCGGACAGACCCTCCAGCGCATCGCCGACGAGGGCGCGGACGTCGTCTACGAGGGCGACATCGGGGAAGCCATCGCCGCGGAAGTCCAGTCCCACGGCTGCTTCCTCACCATGGAGGACCTCGCGGCCTTCGTGCCCGAGTTCCCCGAGCCGGTCTCTACGACGTACAACGGCGCCGAGGTCTACGAGCTCCCGCCGAACAATCAGGGGCTGGTGGCGCTGGAAGCGCTCAACATCGCCGAAGAGTTGGGCGCCGGCGACTACCCGCTTGACTCCCCGGAGCGCGCGCACTACTTCGCGGAGGCGACGAAGCTCGCGTTCCACGACGGCCACCACTACATCACCGACCCCGAGTACGAGGACCACCCGCCGCTCGCCTCGAAGGAGTGGGCCGCAAAGCGCGCCGCGGAAGTCGGGGAGACGTGCAACGACGACGTGTCGTTCGGCGTTCCCGACGCGAACGCCGAGGACGCCGACACCGTGTTGCTCTGCGTCGCCGACGACGAGGGCAACGTCGTCTCGTTCATCAACTCCCGGTTCGCGGGCTTCGGCTCCGGGCTGGTCGCCGGCGACACCGGCATCGCGCTCCAGAACCGCGGGTCGTCGTTCTCGCTGGACCCCGAGCACCCGAACCGCCTCGAACCCGGCAAGCGGCCGTTCCACACGCTGATTCCCGCCGCCGCGAAGCTCGACGAGGACGACTGGGCGGCGTTCGGCGTGATGGGCGGCTACATGCAGCCGCAGGGCCACGTACAGGTAATCTCGAATCTCGTGGACTACGACCTCCCGCTGCAGGCCGCGCTCGACCGGCCGCGCTGGCGCTACCGCGAGAACGGCTCGCTCGCGGTCGAACCGCACTTCGATTCGGGGGTCGCCGCGAAGCTCTCCCGGAAGGAACACGACGTCGAACTGCTCACCAGCGAGCTGTTCGGCGGCGCGCAAATCGTCAGAAACGACGGCGGCACGCTGTCGGCCGCCACGGAACCGCGCAAGGACGGCAATGCGCAGGGCTACTAG